From a region of the Hyalangium minutum genome:
- a CDS encoding protoglobin domain-containing protein: MAETLFEELKRYVGFSTEDERALLSFHTVARDHFARIAKVFYARILEHEGARTALEGGESQVGHLRGELQLWMEQLLHGPWDESYYEMRCRIGRKHVRISLPQHYMFGAMNVLRQEFNAVIDDNYRDKPQELAAIRGAMAKILDLELAIMLHTYREDLLAQQARSERLSTFGQLVGSIGHELRNPLGVIETSLFILKGRQTTPDERTVKHLDRIGEQVTIANRIVSDLLDMIRDRPLKREPMQLAEVWQSAASAVHPPAQVTVTARGLEALPTLQGDPHQLRQVFLNLLENAIQAVGDSGTVELTAKVLPDMVELALEDSGPGVSETIRRRLFEPLMTTKARGIGLGLPLVKRILERHGGSISYSPRPERGAGARFVLRLPLVS; the protein is encoded by the coding sequence ATGGCGGAGACCTTGTTCGAGGAGCTGAAAAGGTACGTGGGTTTCAGCACGGAAGATGAGCGGGCCCTGCTCTCCTTCCATACTGTCGCGCGCGATCACTTCGCACGGATCGCCAAGGTGTTCTACGCCCGGATTCTCGAGCACGAGGGAGCCCGCACGGCCCTCGAGGGCGGCGAGAGCCAGGTGGGCCACCTGAGGGGCGAGCTGCAGCTCTGGATGGAGCAACTGCTGCATGGTCCGTGGGATGAGTCCTATTACGAGATGCGCTGCCGGATTGGCCGTAAGCACGTGCGCATCTCGCTTCCGCAGCACTACATGTTTGGAGCGATGAACGTGCTCAGGCAGGAGTTCAACGCGGTCATCGACGACAACTACCGGGACAAGCCCCAGGAGCTGGCGGCGATCCGCGGGGCCATGGCCAAGATCCTGGATCTGGAGCTGGCCATCATGCTCCACACGTACCGGGAGGATCTGCTCGCGCAGCAGGCCCGCAGCGAGCGCCTCTCCACCTTCGGCCAGCTGGTGGGTTCCATTGGCCACGAGCTGCGCAACCCGCTGGGCGTCATCGAGACCTCGCTCTTCATCCTCAAGGGCCGCCAGACCACGCCGGATGAGCGCACGGTCAAGCACCTGGACCGCATCGGCGAGCAGGTGACCATCGCCAACCGCATCGTCTCGGACCTGCTGGACATGATCCGCGACCGGCCCCTGAAGCGGGAGCCCATGCAGCTCGCGGAGGTGTGGCAGAGCGCGGCCAGCGCCGTCCATCCCCCTGCGCAGGTGACGGTGACCGCACGGGGGTTGGAGGCGCTGCCCACGCTGCAGGGAGATCCCCACCAGCTCCGGCAGGTCTTCCTCAACTTGCTGGAGAACGCCATCCAGGCCGTGGGGGACTCGGGAACGGTGGAGCTGACGGCCAAGGTGCTGCCGGACATGGTGGAGCTGGCGCTGGAGGACTCCGGACCGGGGGTGAGCGAGACCATCCGCCGCAGGCTCTTCGAGCCGTTGATGACCACCAAGGCGCGCGGTATTGGCCTGGGCCTGCCGCTCGTCAAGCGCATCCTCGAGCGCCACGGCGGCTCCATCTCATACTCCCCCCGCCCGGAGCGCGGGGCCGGCGCGCGCTTCGTGCTGCGGTTGCCGCTCGTGTCCTAG
- a CDS encoding lysophospholipid acyltransferase family protein, with the protein MSRAGGVPLATWLAAFRMLRLWHRYEVQGLERLLHPGAKLIVAYHGRPLALDQCMLTVTLYEQLGYLPHGIIHGYFGQNRLLRYVIDGLGFVTGDGPEIVDAVARGEHVLVQPGGTREGCRSFRHRYRVDWGDRLGYLRMAIRHGLPIVPVAGNGVDDTYLGLNNGYKLGRRLGVPAGLPVWLGLGLTGVWPLSLSFPVKVTQLVGEPIERHLRGKIDPADKAALMELHQEVRGAVQVLMDRARGQKESR; encoded by the coding sequence ATGAGCCGAGCGGGGGGCGTTCCTCTCGCCACGTGGCTGGCGGCGTTCCGGATGCTGCGCCTCTGGCATCGCTACGAGGTGCAGGGCCTGGAGCGTCTGCTGCACCCAGGAGCGAAGCTGATCGTCGCGTACCACGGCCGGCCGCTGGCGCTCGATCAGTGCATGCTCACCGTCACCCTCTACGAGCAGCTGGGCTATCTGCCCCATGGCATCATCCACGGCTACTTCGGCCAGAACCGGCTGCTGCGGTATGTGATCGACGGCCTGGGGTTCGTCACCGGAGATGGGCCCGAGATCGTTGACGCCGTGGCGCGGGGCGAGCACGTCCTCGTCCAGCCCGGCGGGACGCGCGAGGGATGCCGCAGCTTCCGCCACCGCTACCGGGTGGACTGGGGTGACCGGCTCGGGTACCTGCGCATGGCCATCCGGCATGGCCTGCCCATCGTCCCCGTGGCCGGTAACGGCGTGGATGACACCTATCTGGGACTCAACAACGGCTACAAGCTTGGGCGCAGGCTCGGTGTGCCCGCGGGTCTTCCGGTGTGGCTGGGGCTGGGCCTCACGGGTGTGTGGCCGCTCTCGCTGTCGTTCCCAGTGAAGGTGACACAGCTCGTTGGCGAGCCGATCGAGCGGCACCTCAGGGGGAAGATCGATCCGGCGGACAAGGCCGCGTTGATGGAGCTGCACCAAGAGGTTCGCGGCGCCGTCCAGGTGCTCATGGATCGGGCGCGAGGCCAGAAGGAGTCGCGATGA
- a CDS encoding ATP-binding protein — protein sequence MNAEVLGRRYQVLDVVGRGGMGTVYLARDRLAGVVALKRLHRSVEELADEATRSLGAKTQPPEIALGLADEFKVLTSLHHPHVISVLDYGFDDQARPYYTMDLLKGARTITEAGKEQPHEVRVGLLAQVLQALAYMHRWGVIHRDLKPANVLVVDGQVKVLDFGLAIARERLDGQGMVGTPGFVAPELFEGQPASAASDLFSLGMVAYRLFAGPKGLPAGFEESALGQVLRKLSAPDPRERYRSAEEALSALTEATGHQVVIETSATRESFLQGARFVGRERELARFEKVLEQALNGKGSAWLIGGESGVGKSRLLDEVRTLALVRGAVAVRGQGVSGGGSPYQEWRSVLRWLVLLAEPNDFEAGVLRPLVEDIEVLLGRAVPAIVELDPEMAQARLFAVVEDLIRRVPQPTVLIVEDLHWAHGESLLLLARISALAKTLPLLILASYRDDERPDLPSLMPVAEVLRLPRLGEDAIAVLTESMIGASGRSPQIVELLRRETEGNPFFLVEVVRALADESGQLARIGSAPLPAKVFPGGVREIVQRRLAKLPPSARELLQLAAVIGRRVDPKILSVCAPTVRMDAFLSECSSAAVLDFSEGQWRFAHDKLREGVLADLPPRTEQLLHRQAATAIEAAYPESHDSAVALAYHWGKAGDQEKELLSTLRAGEQALAAYACREAIPHLERALVLLAPDGSEVSSLSPEKRARLGHIEALLADAFYQLGLLDKFRTHAERALRHFGWRVPSSSVGWGAGVLGQILQRVSQATVPEAFEVHGAERVKAQAEAGHILLRLTDNYIYTQDMPRLTWAGLRTLNACEPLGPSPTLARGYALMSVVAFSLPPTRRIAETWMRRAQEMAQQVGTPIDVAYVLSRSAASGIGQARWDELEVWGNRSIDTSSSLGDYRLTEETSAILTCANTCRARYRRAIDLANRLEQSARRRGATQTQLWGPVMRVGPMVRLGCSSEAIVTVVSQVPHIEANVEAAEKIVLYGTLGLAWLRQNNLAQARRMATQTLQVLQSIKPATFFLYPGIIAMNEVHLALWEHTAENDPDREQLLKEARDGIQILRMFALILPFARSFAWLCGGSEAWLSGRQAAARHAWERALAEAQQHKMPFEEGFARLELGRHMDVQDPNRRPHLLKARALFSELEMPDETARVQAELDRG from the coding sequence ATGAATGCAGAGGTGCTTGGCCGCCGCTACCAGGTCCTGGACGTTGTCGGTCGGGGAGGGATGGGGACGGTCTACCTCGCACGGGATCGGCTCGCGGGCGTCGTGGCGCTGAAGCGGCTTCACCGCTCGGTGGAGGAGCTGGCGGACGAAGCCACCCGCAGCCTGGGCGCCAAGACACAGCCCCCGGAGATCGCGCTGGGGCTGGCGGACGAGTTCAAGGTCCTCACCTCCCTGCACCACCCGCACGTCATCAGCGTGTTGGACTACGGGTTCGATGACCAGGCACGCCCCTACTACACGATGGACCTGCTCAAGGGCGCGCGGACCATCACCGAGGCGGGCAAGGAGCAGCCGCACGAGGTGCGCGTGGGCCTGCTGGCGCAGGTGCTCCAGGCGCTGGCGTACATGCACCGCTGGGGCGTCATCCACCGTGATCTGAAGCCGGCCAACGTGCTGGTGGTGGATGGCCAGGTGAAGGTGCTCGACTTCGGCCTGGCCATCGCCCGCGAGCGGCTGGACGGCCAGGGCATGGTGGGCACTCCCGGCTTCGTGGCGCCGGAGCTCTTCGAGGGGCAGCCGGCGTCAGCGGCCTCGGATCTGTTCAGCCTGGGGATGGTCGCCTACCGGCTCTTCGCGGGCCCCAAGGGCTTGCCCGCGGGCTTCGAGGAGAGCGCGCTGGGGCAGGTGCTGCGCAAGCTGAGCGCTCCCGATCCCCGCGAGCGCTACCGCAGCGCCGAGGAGGCCCTGAGCGCGCTGACCGAGGCCACGGGTCACCAGGTCGTCATCGAGACCTCAGCCACGCGCGAGAGCTTCCTCCAAGGTGCTCGCTTCGTGGGCCGCGAGCGCGAGCTGGCGCGCTTCGAGAAAGTGCTCGAGCAGGCGCTGAACGGCAAGGGCAGCGCATGGCTGATCGGTGGAGAGAGCGGCGTGGGCAAGTCCCGGCTGCTCGACGAGGTGCGCACCCTGGCCCTGGTGCGGGGCGCGGTGGCCGTTCGCGGCCAGGGCGTCAGCGGTGGCGGCAGCCCGTATCAGGAGTGGCGCTCGGTGCTGCGCTGGCTGGTGCTGCTGGCCGAGCCCAATGACTTCGAGGCCGGTGTGCTCCGGCCGCTGGTGGAGGACATCGAGGTCCTGCTCGGGCGTGCCGTACCCGCGATCGTCGAGCTGGATCCCGAGATGGCGCAGGCGCGCCTGTTCGCGGTGGTAGAGGATCTGATCCGGCGCGTGCCCCAGCCCACGGTGCTCATCGTGGAGGATCTGCACTGGGCGCACGGTGAGTCGCTGCTCCTGCTGGCTCGCATCTCGGCGCTGGCCAAGACGCTGCCGCTGCTGATCCTCGCCAGCTACCGCGACGACGAGCGCCCCGATCTTCCGAGCCTGATGCCAGTGGCCGAGGTACTGCGGCTGCCCCGGCTCGGCGAGGACGCCATCGCCGTGCTCACCGAGTCGATGATCGGTGCCTCGGGCCGCTCGCCGCAGATCGTGGAGCTGCTACGGCGGGAGACGGAGGGCAACCCGTTCTTCCTCGTGGAGGTGGTGCGAGCGCTGGCCGACGAGAGCGGCCAACTGGCGCGGATCGGCAGTGCGCCGCTGCCCGCCAAGGTCTTCCCGGGTGGCGTGCGGGAGATCGTCCAGCGGCGGCTGGCCAAGCTCCCCCCATCCGCGCGCGAGCTGCTCCAGTTGGCGGCGGTCATCGGGCGCCGCGTGGATCCCAAGATCCTGAGCGTGTGCGCGCCCACCGTGCGCATGGATGCATTCCTGTCCGAGTGCTCCAGCGCGGCGGTGCTGGACTTCTCCGAGGGCCAGTGGCGCTTCGCGCACGACAAGCTGCGTGAGGGCGTGCTCGCGGACTTGCCACCGCGCACCGAGCAGCTGCTCCATCGCCAGGCGGCCACGGCCATCGAGGCGGCGTACCCGGAGTCCCACGACTCGGCGGTGGCGCTCGCGTACCACTGGGGCAAGGCGGGAGACCAAGAGAAGGAGCTCCTCTCCACGCTGAGGGCCGGAGAGCAGGCGTTGGCGGCCTATGCCTGCCGCGAGGCCATCCCGCACCTGGAGCGAGCGCTGGTGCTCCTGGCTCCGGACGGGAGTGAGGTCTCCTCTCTGTCTCCCGAGAAGCGCGCGCGGCTCGGACACATCGAGGCACTGCTGGCGGACGCCTTCTACCAGTTGGGCTTGCTGGACAAGTTCCGCACGCACGCCGAGCGCGCCCTGAGGCACTTTGGCTGGCGTGTCCCCTCCTCTTCCGTGGGCTGGGGCGCGGGAGTGCTCGGACAGATCCTCCAGCGCGTGTCCCAGGCCACGGTGCCCGAGGCTTTCGAGGTCCACGGCGCCGAGCGCGTGAAAGCTCAGGCCGAGGCCGGGCACATCCTGCTGCGGCTCACGGACAACTACATCTATACGCAGGACATGCCGCGGCTGACGTGGGCGGGCCTGCGGACGCTCAACGCCTGCGAGCCTCTGGGCCCCTCCCCCACCCTGGCGCGAGGCTATGCATTGATGTCGGTGGTGGCCTTCAGCCTGCCGCCCACGCGCCGCATCGCGGAGACGTGGATGCGCCGGGCCCAGGAAATGGCCCAGCAAGTGGGCACGCCCATCGACGTGGCGTACGTGCTGTCCCGCAGCGCGGCCAGCGGCATCGGACAGGCCCGCTGGGACGAGTTGGAGGTCTGGGGCAACCGCTCCATCGACACCTCGAGCAGCCTCGGGGACTACCGGTTGACCGAGGAGACGAGCGCCATCCTCACCTGCGCGAACACGTGCCGCGCGAGGTACCGGCGCGCCATCGATCTAGCGAATCGGCTGGAGCAGTCGGCCCGGCGGCGAGGTGCCACGCAGACGCAGCTCTGGGGGCCCGTGATGCGGGTGGGCCCCATGGTGCGGCTCGGGTGCTCCTCGGAGGCCATCGTGACGGTGGTCTCGCAGGTGCCTCACATCGAGGCGAACGTCGAGGCCGCGGAGAAGATCGTCCTCTACGGCACGCTGGGGCTGGCGTGGCTGCGTCAGAACAACCTTGCGCAGGCGCGCCGCATGGCCACGCAGACGCTCCAGGTGCTGCAGTCCATCAAGCCCGCCACCTTCTTCCTGTACCCGGGCATCATCGCGATGAACGAGGTGCACCTCGCCCTCTGGGAGCACACCGCCGAGAACGATCCGGACCGGGAGCAGCTTCTCAAGGAGGCGCGGGATGGCATCCAGATCCTGCGCATGTTCGCGCTGATCCTCCCGTTTGCGCGCTCCTTCGCCTGGCTGTGCGGAGGCAGCGAGGCGTGGCTCTCCGGACGCCAGGCCGCAGCCCGCCATGCTTGGGAACGGGCGCTGGCGGAGGCGCAGCAACACAAGATGCCCTTCGAGGAGGGCTTCGCGCGGCTCGAGCTCGGCCGCCACATGGACGTGCAGGATCCCAACCGGCGGCCGCACTTGCTGAAGGCCCGCGCCCTCTTCTCCGAGCTGGAGATGCCGGACGAGACCGCGCGGGTGCAGGCGGAGCTTGATCGCGGGTGA
- a CDS encoding patatin-like phospholipase family protein, protein MTSEHKKAETLGGKGEGLPPLHYKALSQWLEAHPDLVRQHFVAKTFPRETRVFPSEALQSAGLPRLAILLSGELALTQLAPGALAPHKALYRGDLWVNPNKPGAKPREPIVAIHLQAVATSEALLLTEQGLRSMPEQDARELEKLLDAYAGLHSTRATFFQAIRKTLQFSRAAVRHLHALLDTVDVRTYEKGSASGDIVVPQGSTDEAHKGIFLVLEGQLGEWRDPQSSETQPVLIRPLYEGSIFGDAVLHSDAPPPATVKLHSDKARVAFLPELNSLKLIQRSQLFASSVGSAPGEIWQRIAQVGSALAPPPEVVLFRCDAPDIPLPMLIQGVAEATHLSYEDRILRVELFHSAQSQGTVPEEPPEPRPGEVPVYRLGAHDGPAASRALHALALALQGRWDYLFVHVDPRLWHGLTPPLGSARGFRPFFLAGEDVWKVVTVSRDPLAVPPPPGFDNGSVLCAALLPPGTEREPGPAFPAGTVRLPLNLRNFSSHRTFSQCSSAEQELFRRWGRAITERLVGIALGAGGSWGYAEIALIRGMQERKIPIDAVSGTSFGAMTGAFYSAFGDAGLDLLLKEGHKFNAVILASIINSGAITLFIDHLLGRQRLEKVPLPFFPVGTNVSESQAWVLQKGTLGAAVRSSGIMPGLLSPDFTDNYSRVVDGAFINSVPVSILMSQRANLIVGTNVLSTPPDQKEQGPLLPGALGWFLHGLNPVGRISDAVRSTLILFHTGGEQAGSGADVTFDSPFSPLPPWAFAQGQAVVDRAAAVLGPTLDDIEMRWKIMATPRWDLPSKLRLLKEAGELGPLEGLLASRMLA, encoded by the coding sequence ATGACGAGCGAGCACAAGAAGGCAGAGACCCTGGGTGGAAAGGGAGAGGGCCTCCCTCCGCTGCACTACAAGGCGCTGAGCCAGTGGCTCGAGGCCCACCCGGATCTGGTGCGTCAGCACTTCGTGGCGAAGACGTTCCCGCGGGAGACGCGCGTCTTTCCGTCGGAGGCACTGCAGTCCGCGGGACTGCCGAGGCTCGCGATCCTGCTCTCGGGGGAACTGGCTCTGACGCAGCTCGCTCCGGGCGCTCTGGCGCCGCACAAGGCGCTCTACCGCGGCGATCTGTGGGTCAACCCCAACAAGCCCGGCGCCAAGCCCCGCGAGCCCATCGTGGCCATCCATCTCCAGGCCGTGGCCACGAGCGAGGCCTTGCTCTTGACCGAGCAAGGGCTGCGCTCGATGCCCGAGCAGGATGCGAGAGAACTGGAGAAGCTCCTTGATGCCTACGCGGGGCTGCACTCGACCCGCGCCACCTTCTTCCAGGCAATTCGGAAGACGCTCCAGTTCAGCAGGGCCGCCGTGCGGCACCTCCATGCGCTGCTCGACACGGTGGATGTGCGCACCTACGAGAAGGGGAGCGCCAGCGGAGACATCGTCGTCCCGCAGGGCAGCACCGACGAGGCGCACAAGGGCATCTTCCTGGTGCTGGAGGGACAGCTCGGCGAGTGGCGGGATCCACAGAGTTCCGAGACGCAGCCCGTGCTCATTCGCCCGCTCTACGAGGGGAGCATCTTCGGGGACGCAGTGCTGCACAGCGACGCGCCTCCACCGGCCACGGTGAAGCTCCACTCGGACAAGGCGCGCGTGGCCTTCCTGCCGGAGCTGAACAGCCTGAAGCTCATCCAGCGCTCGCAGTTGTTCGCCAGCTCCGTGGGCTCCGCGCCGGGTGAGATCTGGCAGCGCATCGCACAAGTGGGCTCCGCGCTGGCGCCTCCTCCCGAGGTGGTGCTGTTCCGCTGCGATGCGCCAGACATCCCGTTGCCGATGCTGATCCAGGGCGTGGCCGAGGCCACCCACCTGAGCTACGAGGATCGCATCCTCCGAGTGGAGCTCTTCCACTCCGCGCAGTCTCAGGGAACGGTGCCCGAGGAGCCGCCGGAGCCGCGCCCCGGAGAAGTTCCGGTCTACCGGCTTGGGGCGCATGACGGACCCGCCGCAAGCCGGGCGCTCCACGCGTTGGCGTTGGCGCTCCAGGGGCGTTGGGACTACCTGTTCGTCCACGTGGATCCGCGGCTGTGGCATGGGCTCACGCCTCCCCTGGGGAGCGCCCGGGGCTTCCGGCCGTTCTTCCTGGCGGGGGAGGACGTCTGGAAGGTGGTTACGGTCTCGCGGGATCCGCTCGCGGTTCCGCCACCGCCCGGCTTCGACAACGGCTCCGTGCTCTGCGCGGCGCTGCTGCCCCCTGGGACAGAGCGCGAGCCGGGCCCCGCGTTTCCGGCTGGGACGGTGCGTCTCCCGCTGAACCTCCGGAACTTCTCCAGCCACCGGACCTTCTCCCAGTGCTCCTCGGCCGAGCAGGAGCTGTTCCGGCGCTGGGGCCGCGCCATCACCGAGCGGCTCGTGGGCATCGCGCTGGGAGCGGGCGGCTCGTGGGGCTACGCCGAGATCGCCCTCATTCGCGGAATGCAGGAGCGGAAGATCCCCATCGACGCCGTCAGCGGGACGAGCTTCGGGGCCATGACAGGGGCGTTCTACAGCGCGTTCGGCGACGCGGGCCTGGACCTGCTGCTGAAGGAGGGCCACAAGTTCAACGCGGTCATCCTCGCCAGCATCATCAACTCGGGCGCCATCACGCTGTTCATCGATCACCTGCTCGGGCGCCAGCGGCTGGAGAAGGTCCCGCTGCCCTTCTTCCCCGTGGGGACGAATGTCTCCGAGTCCCAGGCGTGGGTCCTCCAGAAGGGGACCCTGGGCGCAGCGGTGCGCTCCAGCGGCATCATGCCGGGGCTGCTCTCGCCGGACTTCACCGATAACTACAGCCGCGTCGTGGATGGCGCCTTCATCAACAGCGTGCCGGTGAGCATCCTGATGAGCCAGCGCGCCAACCTGATCGTGGGCACCAACGTGCTGTCGACGCCTCCGGATCAGAAGGAGCAAGGACCGCTGCTGCCCGGCGCCCTGGGGTGGTTCCTGCACGGGCTCAACCCGGTGGGGCGCATCTCCGACGCGGTGCGCTCCACGCTGATCCTGTTCCACACGGGAGGCGAGCAGGCCGGCTCGGGGGCGGATGTGACGTTCGACAGCCCATTCTCGCCGCTGCCGCCTTGGGCCTTCGCACAGGGACAGGCCGTCGTGGACCGGGCGGCCGCCGTCCTCGGACCGACGCTCGATGACATCGAGATGCGGTGGAAGATCATGGCCACGCCGCGGTGGGATCTGCCGTCGAAGCTGCGCCTCTTGAAGGAGGCCGGCGAGCTGGGGCCGCTGGAGGGCCTGCTGGCGTCGAGGATGCTGGCGTGA
- a CDS encoding 3-oxoacyl-ACP synthase III family protein codes for MIPVRILGTSGLLPGRAVSTEEVARQLGRDPAKIEARTGIRTRYWVEPGTRMTDLGVEALRRALDAAKMAPSDLSRIIFVSSSGGDAITPATASMISGALGLAGSCDAFDLNNACMGFLSAFDIAARSIATGMGPVGIVVVECISRALDPSHPRPYLVFGDAAAAAVLGPAREGEGVLSVALANNGTLPPDTVCAQPLFTGKVERVQFVVSKEEILEIALNALGTATNTVLQKAGVELGDIQWVLPHQPNGALLDAIIDRLGLDRTRLIPMVQDVGSVAAVSIPYSLDLLMRTGKVRPGDRILMVGVGAGVSYGALLYQVGG; via the coding sequence GTGATCCCTGTTCGCATCCTGGGCACCTCGGGGCTGCTGCCGGGACGGGCCGTCTCCACCGAGGAGGTGGCGCGGCAGCTCGGCAGGGATCCCGCCAAGATTGAAGCGCGCACGGGCATCCGGACTCGCTACTGGGTGGAGCCTGGTACCCGGATGACGGACCTCGGCGTGGAGGCGCTCCGGCGCGCGCTCGATGCCGCGAAGATGGCGCCCTCGGATCTGAGCCGCATCATCTTCGTCTCTTCCTCCGGTGGGGATGCGATCACCCCCGCCACGGCGAGCATGATCTCCGGGGCGCTGGGGCTCGCGGGCTCGTGCGACGCGTTCGACCTCAACAACGCCTGCATGGGTTTTCTCTCCGCCTTCGATATTGCTGCCCGCTCCATTGCGACTGGGATGGGGCCGGTGGGGATCGTTGTCGTCGAGTGCATCTCCCGCGCGCTCGATCCCAGCCATCCCCGGCCGTACCTCGTCTTTGGAGATGCGGCGGCCGCCGCGGTGCTCGGGCCCGCGCGAGAGGGCGAGGGTGTGCTGAGCGTGGCGCTCGCCAACAACGGCACGCTGCCTCCGGACACCGTCTGTGCTCAGCCTCTGTTCACCGGCAAGGTGGAGCGGGTCCAGTTCGTCGTCTCCAAGGAGGAGATCCTCGAGATCGCGCTGAACGCTCTGGGCACGGCGACGAACACGGTGCTCCAGAAAGCCGGGGTGGAGCTGGGCGACATCCAGTGGGTGCTGCCTCATCAGCCCAATGGCGCGCTGCTCGACGCGATCATCGACAGGCTCGGGTTGGATCGAACGCGGCTCATCCCCATGGTTCAGGATGTGGGTAGCGTGGCAGCGGTGTCGATCCCTTACAGCCTCGATCTGCTGATGCGGACCGGCAAGGTGCGCCCCGGAGATCGGATCCTGATGGTCGGCGTGGGGGCGGGTGTCTCTTACGGTGCGCTTCTCTATCAGGTGGGCGGATGA
- a CDS encoding response regulator — MRNFLLLDDNKAFAENIAEILRDSGSLATVVTDGVEALSLAKSQRFDVLLTDMKMPGMSGAAAVHHIRKVDPGIAAVVITAYPGENDLEAARREGLLAVLPKPVPLPTLMGLLSSARRDGLVALVEDDPAMADNLSEVLRTRGFSCVTARSVLETEQLSMVKPFAALVDLRLPGGPDGEALRRLRARFPEMPLFVVTAYPELAPLESAAGVFAKPFDTAALVHALERAHTARLGAV, encoded by the coding sequence ATGAGAAACTTCCTCCTTCTCGATGACAACAAGGCCTTCGCCGAGAACATCGCCGAGATTCTTCGGGACTCGGGGAGCCTGGCCACGGTGGTCACGGACGGCGTCGAGGCGCTCTCGCTGGCGAAGTCCCAGCGCTTCGACGTGTTGCTCACGGATATGAAGATGCCGGGCATGAGCGGCGCGGCGGCCGTGCACCACATCCGCAAGGTGGATCCGGGGATCGCCGCCGTGGTCATCACCGCCTATCCGGGTGAGAACGATCTGGAAGCGGCGCGCCGGGAGGGCCTGCTGGCCGTGCTGCCCAAGCCGGTTCCGTTGCCCACGCTGATGGGGCTGCTGTCGAGCGCGAGGCGGGATGGGCTGGTGGCGCTGGTGGAGGATGATCCCGCGATGGCGGACAACCTGAGCGAGGTGCTCCGCACACGGGGCTTCTCGTGCGTGACGGCCCGCTCGGTGCTGGAGACGGAGCAGCTCTCCATGGTGAAGCCCTTCGCGGCCCTGGTGGATCTGCGCCTGCCGGGCGGCCCAGATGGCGAGGCGCTGCGCCGGCTCCGCGCCCGCTTCCCGGAGATGCCCCTCTTCGTCGTCACCGCCTACCCGGAGCTGGCTCCGCTGGAGAGTGCCGCCGGCGTCTTCGCCAAACCCTTCGACACCGCCGCGCTGGTGCATGCGCTGGAGCGGGCGCATACCGCGCGTCTGGGTGCCGTATGA
- a CDS encoding SDR family NAD(P)-dependent oxidoreductase produces the protein MSTGQWAVVLGASSGTGAAIALEVARSREFNVFGVHRGRYLEQAQRVEQDVAATGRRIVMHRGDAAIPEGVAQGADALLAAAGPRSVKLFVHSLASGSVGHFVSGGEEQFHPKQVERTFNAMAHSFLYWIQALVARDLLAPQARLLGLTNPLTESLLHNTGLITAAKAALEIYVRHLALELGPKGHRVNLLKFGTVMTPALQHVYSPEALAKLEAAHARMNPSGRMCTVEEVARFVSVLVGEDVDWFNGATIDFTGGMTLRLLDLVLNAPR, from the coding sequence ATGAGTACGGGGCAGTGGGCAGTCGTCCTGGGGGCCTCGTCAGGGACGGGGGCCGCCATCGCCCTGGAGGTGGCTCGCTCCCGGGAGTTCAACGTGTTCGGCGTGCACCGAGGGCGTTACCTGGAGCAGGCTCAGCGGGTGGAGCAGGATGTGGCCGCCACCGGCCGGCGCATCGTCATGCACCGGGGGGATGCCGCGATCCCCGAGGGTGTGGCTCAGGGCGCCGACGCCTTGCTGGCGGCGGCAGGGCCGAGGAGCGTGAAGCTGTTCGTCCACTCGCTGGCCAGCGGCTCGGTGGGGCACTTCGTCTCGGGCGGGGAGGAGCAGTTCCACCCCAAGCAGGTGGAGCGCACCTTCAACGCGATGGCCCACTCGTTCCTCTATTGGATCCAGGCGCTCGTGGCGCGGGATCTGCTCGCGCCCCAGGCGAGGCTGCTCGGGCTGACCAACCCGCTCACCGAGTCGCTCCTCCACAACACGGGCCTCATCACCGCCGCCAAGGCCGCGCTGGAGATCTACGTGCGGCACCTGGCGCTCGAGCTGGGGCCGAAGGGCCACCGGGTGAACCTGCTCAAGTTCGGCACGGTGATGACGCCCGCGCTCCAGCACGTCTACTCGCCCGAGGCCCTGGCGAAGCTGGAGGCTGCTCACGCTCGGATGAATCCCTCCGGCCGGATGTGCACGGTCGAGGAGGTGGCCCGCTTCGTCTCCGTGCTCGTGGGCGAGGATGTGGACTGGTTCAACGGCGCCACCATCGACTTCACCGGCGGCATGACGCTGCGGCTGCTCGATCTCGTGCTCAACGCGCCGCGCTGA